The Brassica rapa cultivar Chiifu-401-42 chromosome A10, CAAS_Brap_v3.01, whole genome shotgun sequence genome segment taaacgaaggagacatttttacagttctcaatcttcttaacattgaaaaaacaaatctacatatcaatacaatatctcatacgatctacttgtggaataactactctgaagaaattgaatttaggcatcaaaaatgACTGAAAATGaatgtgcagatatgttatctaagtctgcatcacaaagtactattcatagttatCATTAATGTCTATCCtattttttgtccaccatttcttaaacatcttgaaataactgatgctaattaataataaactttttgctggaaaaaaaatcaaatttgtctaattatcgcttaaatattttattaatatggtctaagaagcttttaagtgatatcatagtttaatttattagtttttttgttaatttttagaggtttttgtatttaagattttttttcatattaagcttctatttctttcacagaattgatatatatatataaaaattaccatcaaatcagttttacttatttattattttgttttaacgaaaatacattttttaaataatttaatttaaaataaaattatatattaatttgctgtattttaacaatttcattgatttaattaatttgctttggtggataacttaaaaattttcatatgaatcggggaaagcaagcttatgttgttatattatatttattttgtgtatatagaatctatatataatgctagtgtaataaagaaagaacattatttttttgtaacttcaaaaagatacattattacaatttaaaatgaatcaaaatttaataaaatggtatttaaatatttgtaaatctaattgtttagttggattctcatgaaaaaaaaatcgattggttaaacaaatgtctgaaaatttgttgtggtaatgttttgtctataaattataaaatttattgaattaatatatttaattattgcatccttaaataatattttattaagacattagaaaaatatgttttgagttgttttgtcaaattgtacaaaaatctatgctttttcatatttgtaacttcaaaaagatacattatgacaatttgaaattaatcaaaattgaataaaatggtaattaaatatttgtaaatctaattattttttttatcttgtttagttggattctcatgaaaaaaaatcgataggttaaacaaatgtttcaaaatttgttgtgttattgttttgtctataaattacaaaatttattgaattaatatatttaattattgcacccttaaataatattttattaagacattaaataagtatgttatgagttgttttgtcaaaattttacaaaaatctatgctttttcatatttgtcacgaaaatttatatgttaaacttacttttacaaaattcttaactttgtcacgaaaacaaaaatctatgttttttcatatttgtcaacgttctcacactttctaagaatatattagcttagtcacttacttattttttttttacaaaacaaagtatcggagttttgaaagttgaattcatattattgtaaatgtacataagagtttgtgattatatacttagtggttcttgtatatgtgtccaagaaagtttcaatggcttagtggtaaatgtcctatatatatatcatactaacccgggttcgattctcacctttgcattgttttttattttttacgaaaaataaatgagatgacatggcaattttggattctctgattggttgatttttctatcctatgtggacaccctctccatggttTATATCCCCCTTTTATTATAGTATAGATGTATATAAATCAGGTTTAATCTTTTATGGGGACCATCACTAATTTTGAATTTCGaaaatccaatcaaaccaaaatcttCTAACTAAAAATTAACTTACTAGTTACACTTTTAAAAGGGCTTTTTGAGTCTTTTCACCAAGAAACTGCTTTAATAGCAGAAACTGCCGTAGAGTGataataaaatttgtaaactGTCTTAGAGTGTAAATCACTCTTGTAAAGGACCCTTTTTAATTGATTTACCAAAATCTCTTTTTTTGGAATCTCATAATGATGCTCTGCTACACTGTTTGACTCGCATTGGCTTCCCCAccatttgttagatttttcctCAATCTTTCTGTCTTTACCATTCGTCGAGATCGAGAATAGACGATACAGACCGTACACATGTATGGTAATCAGTGAGATAACGCCGTCAGAATCTAAACGGCGATTGGCAGTGTGGCACTGTGTTTCCGTTTCCCTTGGTAACGGTGAGCAAACCGAAACAGAAGAGATAACCAACCAACAGCTTCATCGGAAGAGAGAATCTTGTGTCTGCTTCGCCATCATTTACTACAAGTTACGCTTTGACTGAAACTATTTGCCAACAAACAAAAGACAGCATTACTATTCCAAGGCAACTCGTAcatattaacaatatttatttcaatttctaaaaaaaataaaaattgaatgaCTGGTCTGAAGCTATGAATCCTAACGCCATGTACATCTTCATAGGGAAAAACCCAgatcattttaaattaactCTATCGAACATGAATAAAACCTATAATCACTTAGATCACTACTAAATGATCCAGAAGCTATAGCTATTAGGCCAACTCTTCGTTATTCGATTTCTCGAATTACACCACTACAAGTCTTTTGtgtacaatttttttctttttatgctTTTGAAGTTGATCATCAAATTTTACAAAGCCAACCCAACAGAAACGTCACTCGTTTTATAGATAAGCTGCTTTACATTTGCTCATTTCTTTATAGCTACCTTGTTTTGTAGAATACCCATCTTGAAAGCAGTGTACTAGTAATCTATTGGGTGATAACAGAATAAGTagtaatatgtatatatacacattgGTGTTTGTTTGTGATAAAAGAATGATTAGTTGTTTAATAGTATGTAGCTATAAAAAGAATAAGCTAAGATTAGACAAGTAGCATGATGGgtcaaacaaatttttttaaattttactgATAAAGTTGACGCTTTGTGCTAGTGCAGGACTTTGTTCTCGTTTCtttattttaactttattgGCATCGTTCGATACAATGTTTCAGAACTTAttcgtttcaaaataataatttaacagAAAGAGACACTAATAGTAAAGAGAATATATGCTTAAAAAGTAcgcaaaattaaattttgatataatcTATGGTTTTCAACGTTAAGACAAGGTACACCAAACGTAGTGATAAGCttaagttagttttttttataacactAAGCTTAAGTTAGTTAGATGCAATTTAGAAACttatgtttgaccaaaaaaaaaatttagaaacttATGTATTTTGGTCCGAAGTTCTTTGGAGGCATCGACTACCTCGCATGGCTCCTGGGCTCCACTCGCAtcatatttattgtttttatttttttacagtaATTAGATTAACCTTTCAGTGAAACTAATTTCTTACCGTCTTAACTAAAGACATCATCTAACTAACTTTTCAAGCATACTACCGATtgataaaaaacatttttaccAGCACTCATGCATCTTTAGTGACGAATGATTCATTTTTATACACATGTATTTTTTACCTTTAATGTTTTTATCATTAAACAAACAATCATTTGAATACCCATTAGATAAAAGTTGAGGGGATTTTCCGAATGATTTTTTTATACGGTTTCTTTTTtcgtaattattttcttttagggggccataaaaacatatttttgacagttacttttggaaaacacaataatattttcaagacatcaatttgattattttttattagttggGGTTTACGTTTACTGGCTCATAACTGTGTATTTAATGGTTAActaaaaggagagagagagaaagagaaagtgggaagaaaaacaaagagagagagagagagtgacaaAAAGGAGTCTTTTCATCatcaaaggagagagagagacccaTTTCAATGTCGCCATAGAATCACTCTTGTTAGTGGTGGTGGGTTACAGAGTAAAAGGtctagtagaagaagaagaatatagaTAGATAAAGGCGTTAGCTTTATctcactctctctttcttcttgttGGCCATTAGACTTGAGAGGGATAAGATGAGTGCTGCGGCGCATTTTAGCAACGACAGGGTTTACAAAGGGTTTCTTGTTTGGCTCTGCTTCTGGGGATGGCTCTCTCTAACATGCGCAGGGAGGCTCAGTGTCTCGAGTCAGAATCTCCAAGTGCACAAACATTTGAAACGATTGAACAAACCAGCCGTTAAGAGCATTCAGGTTCCTATCTTTTTCCTGGAAACTTTTGTTCCACCCTTTAGTTGTTAGTAATAAAATGTAGGAAGAAAGTTGGAAACTTTTGATTACTATGTGAAGTTTTGAACTCCAATTTGATTCTTCTATAGtttattttgtgtgtgtgtgtgtgatatTTTTGCAAACAGAGTCCAGACGGTGACATAATAGACTGTGTTCACATATCAAAGCAACCAGCTTTTGACCATCCTTTCCTCAAAGACCACAAGATTCAAGTAATCTTTGTTTCAGCATTTCCCTCAAATCCACACTATCTTTTTGCCTATGTCTTagcatattatgtttttaaacagATGAATCCTAGTACCACCCCTGAGTTGCTGTTTGAAGAGAACAAAGTGTCCAAGAAACCAAAAGTAGAGAGAATCAGTCCAGTCACTCAGTTATGGCACCAGAACGGGGTGTGTTCCGAAGGAACAATACCAGTGAGGAGGACAAAGAAAGAGGATGTTCTGAGAGCAAGCTCTGTCAAACGTTACGGTAAGAAGAAGCACCGGACAGTTCCTCTGCCTCGGTCTGCTGATCCTGATCTCGCCAACCAAAGTGGTCATCAGGTAGattttttgcttctttttatCTACATGTCTTCTTCTGAGTTTCTTGCTCTAAAATTTCTCTTTGTGGTGGAACTAGCACGCGATAGCTTATGTGGAAGGAGGCAAGTTTTACGGGGCTAAGGCGACAATAAATGTATGGGAGCCTAAAGTACAAAGCCCAAATGAGTTCAGCTTATCTCAGTTATGGATTCTTGGAGGTTCTTTTGGCCAAGACCTCAACAGCATTGAAGCTGGTTGGCAGGTATATAAACTCATACCATTTTTAAACTTCTTTCCATTACATCTTTTAGCTTCTTTGACATATATTTAAACACAAATCAGGTTAGTCCGGATCTGTATGGTGATAACAATACAAGGCTATTTACATACTGGACGGTAAGCTCAAAAACCTCTTTAACTTTCTCTTCAGTTTCCTATGATTCTTACTCTCTATATTGTTCAGTGGGCTGATAAAAGTTTAATTCTTTTTCTTATTGCATTATCAGAGCGATGCTTATCAGGCTACTGGCTGCTACAACCTCCTTTGTTCCGGTTTTATACAAGTCAACAGTCAAATAGCTATGGGAGCAAGTATCTCTCCTGTCTCTGGCTTCCATAACCCGCAGTATGATATCAGCATTACCATTTGGAAGGTATAGACCATACCTTTTCATAGAACCCTTAAACGTGTATCGCCTTTTTGTCTCCAAAGATGCTAACTTGGGAACATTTTGCTTGTAGGATCCAAAGGAAGGACACTGGTGGATGCAGTTTGGAGATGGGTACGTGTTGGGATACTGGCCGAGCTTTCTATTCTCCTACTTAGCAGACAGTGCATCAATAGTGGAATGGGGTGGAGAAGTGGTGAACATGGAAGAAGACGGTCACCATACCACCACGCAAATGGGAAGCGGTCAGTTTCCGGATGCAGGGTTCTCAAAGGCGAGTTACTTTAGGAATATTCAGGTCGTTGACAGCTCTAATAATCTGAAGGAACCAAAAGGGATCAACACTTTCACTGAGAAATCGAATTGCTATGATGTTGAGGTTAGTAAGAATGATGATTGGGGGCATTACTTTTACTATGGAGGTCCTGGAAGAAACCCTAATTGTCAGTAGAGGATGAACAGGAGAAAGAAGTAGATGGAGTTGTAGAGGAATACTTGTGCTGGATTGTTACTTGATGTTTAAGTGAAGTGTAGAAAGATcgtttttgttgattttttcttACACTTTTCATGGACATTTGTTTTTTCTCTTCTAGGTTTTGATTAGGCTTAGTTTTGGTTTCGGGGTTTTTATTTGTTACTTGTGTTTGAAGTGAACAGATTTGTCTGTAGTTTGCAAGTGTGAAACTGTGTGAAAGGGAATTCGGTTGTCTTATCTCTTTGTAACCTTGAAGACAAGAAAGTTGCGGACCTTTGGTTTGTACTTTGTTTTAGTGTCTTCCTCTTATTGCATTTGCTTATGAAATGAATTGAAGTTTGATTCAGTGTACCAACTAATTATATCTGTTAATCAATGAGTGAGAATGATAACTAAGCGGTTACATTTTGGAAATACCAAATCAACTGACTAACATGTTCAACTTTATTCTGCtagaaatatataaattcaATTAGTGCAAAAATGACAGTATTGTCACTTTTAGCTGAGATTCATGATGCATGCCATGCCAGATTGTCTAGATACAATTAAGTATACTATAgtctataaaattaatttaaatttgtgaaaATATGACCGAcaagtaaatataaatgataCAATCAGGGCCGTCCCTGCCATAAAGCCAGTAAAACTAGAGTTTTAGGCCACAAAATTACATACATTACAATATTTGAGGCcacatttttgaaaaatgattATAGTTAAGTggttaaaaacattatttt includes the following:
- the LOC103845089 gene encoding uncharacterized protein LOC103845089 — its product is MSAAAHFSNDRVYKGFLVWLCFWGWLSLTCAGRLSVSSQNLQVHKHLKRLNKPAVKSIQSPDGDIIDCVHISKQPAFDHPFLKDHKIQMNPSTTPELLFEENKVSKKPKVERISPVTQLWHQNGVCSEGTIPVRRTKKEDVLRASSVKRYGKKKHRTVPLPRSADPDLANQSGHQHAIAYVEGGKFYGAKATINVWEPKVQSPNEFSLSQLWILGGSFGQDLNSIEAGWQVSPDLYGDNNTRLFTYWTSDAYQATGCYNLLCSGFIQVNSQIAMGASISPVSGFHNPQYDISITIWKDPKEGHWWMQFGDGYVLGYWPSFLFSYLADSASIVEWGGEVVNMEEDGHHTTTQMGSGQFPDAGFSKASYFRNIQVVDSSNNLKEPKGINTFTEKSNCYDVEVSKNDDWGHYFYYGGPGRNPNCQ